CTTAAGCTTTTTGTTAGGCCCCTTAATCTCTAGAAAAGCTTTTGCATGAACATTATTCAGTCATTTTTGTACAAATATCGATAATTTAATTCTTGAAGCTCCCCTAGGAAATTTATGTGCACAAAACTTTCATATGAAATAACCATCTTCTTCCTTAGCATACTCCTGAAATTGATCTTTCTTTCTACTTGTATTTCTTTCTCcttgaatataaataaataaataaataacaaaatatcatGAATGAATATATGCTCATCTTATACcatttattaacttttatttgattaatattttaaaatctcATCATTGGATTACAGATTCTCTTTATTCATAATATACATGACAAATTCAAGTTATTTAAAATGTCAataaccttttttctttttccttttttctttttaataattcgatagttacaataGGTAAGGGGAGGTTTGAACTGAGAATGTCATGAACATACCAAGAAATGCCagtcaattgagttacaaagcTCTTGGCATCAATAATATCCAACTTTCATTAGAGTTGAATTTAATGATAATAGTTTgtaaacttgaattttttttattatttaaaagaaaatacattaaataatattcccttaaaaaaaatagattttctaAAGATGAAAGAGTCTAATGACGAGAATACGTGGACTTCAGCAGTGGCCGACAATAAGTTCTTTAAAAAATGTACAAAGCTGGGGAAAAAAACGCTAAGCTgtttcgtaaaaaaaaaaaaaaaagaaaaaaaaaaaaggaggttgaaaatgaaagaatgaaaaGGTGACATTAGTGGGTGAATAGATAAagccaatatttttttttttggctgaaaagTATAATTAAGGTCAACAAATGTCTCACTTAATGTGAATGTCTGAGAACCTTAGAGGATGAACTTGACAAGTCTATAACGTAGTGCAGAGTACAATTTTGTTAGAAATGAACAGTAAGTACTGAAtacaaatcttttattttattttctgtctTTTGCTTTATTATCTAAGTTATATTATACATAATATACTCatttaagtaatattatacATAATATACTCATTTAAGTAATGTGGAACAgctaccttcttcttcttctcctccctCCCCTTAAATTtcagaaacaaacacacacattcCCCCTTCcctatgtgtgtttgtttccacataaataaataaataaaaatgcaacaacaacaacaccaccaaGCCAAAACTCTTGTAACTCTTTGGCATAATCTACTCTTGTTTATTATGAGAAATTGGATTCAAATCCTCTTTCTCCAAtcttataactatcaaattatacaaataaataaataaagtaataatggtaagaattttgtagtttaatGACAATACACTTATCCAATGGAGGAGAGCATGAGTTCAAACTCCTCTTCCCCGCTtgttgcaagaaaaaaaaaattcattaaataataagaaaatttattataatgttttactttatccaaacaattaaaattaataattgaaaatattatcaCAAGTTCATAGCCAAGATTAtgataaaatatattctaaaaataaaaatttacatctTTACTCACCTTTTCAAACACTCTGCTTAATGTGACATCCTTTCATATTGAAGTTGAGTTGATTTCCCTCTCTTTATCTCTGTTTGAAGTTGATGCAcccttaaattttttgttaggtTCTCCAACTATTAGAGCAGCCTCCTCTTGGACCTCTTTAGacacttttttacaaatatcaATATCGTGACCTTTTACTCCAGCCAAGTGACGTTTAATTCTTGAAGCACCCCCAGCAAAATCACGTTGACAAAACTTACATTTAAAACGACCTTTTAGATCTTCAGCATACTCCCAAAATCGATCTCTTTTTCgaaccatatttcttttccCTTACATTAAATGCATAAAGAATTTAATAttggaataataaaaaattgatagtaaaaatgaatatgtagaataataaaattaatttaaataaaatagatctatagaataataaaaataagctctGTTCTAACatgtttaaaaatattatataattattttatgatgtCTATCAAAATCACAAAGAAGTTTTTTGCTATGCCCTCTAATGGCTAGATATATATCACCATCAATAAATCTAATCCTTGAAACACAtccatcaaaattttcctcttattttgtttactgtgttaaattgttaataaactataatatgtagccaagaaaatataaaatctatAGCATGAAAGACATGTCAGAGTGCACTTAGTCACTTGCTCTATTAGTTCACAAACAGGTAGATGCAGCAAATGGACGCAGAGACAAAGAGAAGAGGTAAAGTCTGAGAACAATAGCATTATATTATAACGTGTTTTTTATCACTCGCCGAAAGAAGATGGTTTTTCGGCTTCGATGTGTCGGGTATATATATGGGATGAGATTGTGatatatgtacatatataaAAACTTAGTGAAATGCCATAGAAGTTGAGCTTAACATGTTATATTACatgcctttcttttttggattctaAGTTTAATTTGGTTCCTTTGTTGGAAATTTTAGAAAGAGTTCCAACTAATTACTATGTCAGTCTACAAAGACTCTGTTATCATAAGCCTCTACCAGATGTTTGCTTCTATGGATCAAAGTCTCAAACCATTGGAAGCATTAATCGGAGGCCCTATATGTTTCAAAAAGCTTCATGAAAATCTTTGGTTTTTCTCCAACCAACTCATCAATCATCACATGGAATGAGTTTATATTTATGcaaatgttttatttgtttatttatatcgTAATTAATAGAGTTTTATGTGTCAAACTTCATTTGGAAAAGAATAagaaagtttctttttttttttatcaatgaTTGTTAAAGGTTTGAAACATGCAGGATAacaaatgttgaaaaaaaacgactaaaaattttaattttttgtgtataaataaaatatatataaaagggaaatattttattttatcttttaagttgactacaaagtttcaagcatatatattcacaatagttttttaaatattgcaatttgatattttatgagTATATTaaccaaaatgttaaaattcACTACTAAAATTCGTTTCATGAGAATCATGAGTGgaatttgaaaaaacaaaaagcaaaatgaATTATTCATGTATAAAAAACCTCTAACAggtaaataattataataaataattttttatttgcttacATATATCCCTTATTATTCatattaatggttttttttattttttttatttagattggTTTCAAATACTCATATACATTCTATCCTCCCTAAAATCAAATCATGGCTTCACCATTAGTCATTTTCTTAATTGAACAAGGTTTATATACTAAACAACTTTAGATTCGATgagattttctaatttcaaCTGCACAGAAAGTCATGACTTGGATGAGGCTCTAAAAAATCAACCACATAATAATTCCATTTATTATAGGTGTACTACAGAGGGGtgaaatatgtagtttacccaaGTAAATAAAGATTTGGAGTTCAAACttttagatttaattttaaTCACTTGAATATAGTagacttgaattttttttccccctgtttaatatatagatttggaattattaatggttaattaaactatttattcagccaagaaaaaaaaatggaaaaaaaaaaaaaaaaaaaaaaaaaagaacaggaGGAAAGACGTGAGAGTGCACTTACTGGGATAGCTTGAAAATAAGTAGATGCAATGAACGGAGTTCAGGAAGagcaagagaaagagaaagagagaaggtaATAAAAGTCTGAAAAGAATAAGAGGAAGAGGAGAATAGAAGTAATATAATGGTGTTTGCAATGTATAACTTTGCTAACATTTGCGtcccatttcttcttcttcagttaTTGGAACAAGCTCTGAGGTCTTGGCCCACCACGTGCAGAAAGAAGATCGGGTTTATTTGTATATTGCGCATGCGTAGCAAAAGTAGGAGCATTAGGTGCTCCATTTGCATCGGGTTTATTTGTATATTGCGCATGCGTAGCAAAAGTAGGAGTAGGAGGTGCTCCACTTGCCCAAAGATAGGCTTTATTAAAACTACTTTCAgtattttaataaaacatgCAGTACTGTcactttgtttttctctctggATTTACTCTTCATACACCGTGACTAGCAAGCCTAAACTTTCAAAAGTATTGAGTCATATATATAGTCCAGCAAAGACAGTACATGTATTGTGAAGAAACTTTCAACGAAGCTTTTATTAATCTTGCTTGTTTTTATCCTTGTATTTGTGGATGAAACTTCCGGCGTAGAACTATCCTGGAGCCGACGaaaatgcttaaaaaaataTCTGATTTCAGATTTCCACATCTTGACCCAGCACTTGCTCCCTCTCTCATcccactctctctctatctcacaaTTTCTCTCTCATCGGGTTAGGCTCCTGGGTACGTTGCTACGCTTTCATCTCGgaattttactttttgaagttttgaaataaataataaatttatttattaaatattaaataacacCAAAACGGCACAATTTTGGGAGGAGCTAACGGTAGAGTTAATAGAGGTTTAACAGAAGTCTTGATTGAACACTTtcgaaacttttttttttttttttttttgagaaatggatACTTGCTGATATATATTAAGCAAAAGAGGAAGAATCATCCAATACAAAAGACATAATATCTGTTGGAATACACTCCAACCagataagagaagaaaaaaattgtctcGCTCGCTGGGCTAAGGCATGAGCGACCGCATTACCTTGCCGACGTATGTGAGCAAAAGATATACTCCGAAAAGAGTTTGATAGGTAAACAATATCCGTGATGAGATGCCGACCTCGAGAATTCTCCATACCGGTCCACCTTAAGGAGTTTACCACAGGCTCAGAATCACCCTCGCATATAAATTGATCAAAACCCGACTCAGCGGTAAAGCTTACGGCACGCCTGGTAGCGAGGAGTTCAAGGATTTCCACTGTTGGAGGTTTCACGATTTACTCGGATAAGGCAGCTAACACCTGGCCCTCACTGTTGCGGATTACTACCCCAATTCCggctgtaaggacacgattctctggcggcccaataaggatgttgggctcgcatacgaaagatccctcacaatatgatttgtagagagtgggcttgaaaagctagccgctggtcacggggcgatgtccgatcctggctttagaggaattcaggtagaaaaaggagttgggcctgaacatttaagccctaagacgtcgcaccctatgggatgggactcctcggagttgatccgaggaccattgaggccttaccccggttatccaacgacggactttcttcggtgaagtccggtgttgttgagatgttctcccccatgtgatctttctttctttaggtgggatgggatccccttcagatttatttactttcttcttttatactcgtccgtgttcattgtccttcgtccacgtgtagggtcaatctttacaagactgatatttgtcccatcagtctaatcccagaattgttgggtatggttgataaggctgcagagtacggctctgtcatgtgttgggtcttatccggaagggtagtaaggataacttccccaagatattttggatctccttacaaattcgtctctataccagttttatcccttcatttcggtgggattcaggatctgtcgaggaccaaactgtcctcggctgccttccaaaaattgttttgtgctctgcactgtagagcttgggccacagctctcctcggattgggccttcggattttccaggagcaattgggcttggtccttaaattattgggccccacaccGGCCATATTAGATTCCGCAAACATGGCACCGTCATAGTTAGTTTTCACTGAACCCGCACTAGGAGGTTGCCATCTGGTAGGAGAAGCACGGCGTCTGTGGGAATGGTGACTGTCCAGCTCCTTGAATTCACAGAGGTAGTTCTTGGCATAATGAGCATTATTGCGAATAGGCAGGGGATTATCATTGAGGAGAGCTTTGTTCCTTTGATACCAAATTGACCATGCCATAACAGCAAATAACGGAAGCAGCGACAGTTTGACCAGAATTTTTTGTAGAACTTTCGAGAAAGAAACAGGGGCCGTTAAGCTCCTGTCCACCCATCCGAAATCCGACTCCTAAACAACTTGGACGCAACTACAACTCCAAAGAGCATGCACAACAGATTCCAAGTCCTCAGAACAGCGAGCACAACCCGATTCCTGGAGGATTTTTCGCTTCATAAGGTTATCTTTAGTGGGCAGCGAGTTGGTGCAAGCTTTCCAGAGAAAATGCTTGACCTTCCCGGGCACCTTTAGCTTCCATATGGTTTTCCAGAAGCCTTTCTGCGAGTCCGAGACATAGGGCCTATCCATATCAAAGTTATGGAGCTCGCACAGGAGTTTATAACCAGACTTTACCGAATAGCAACCCGATTTTTCTGTTCTCCAAACCAAAGTATCGGGTTGAGGAGTAGAACACAGGGGAATAGACTTAATGAGACTTACATCAGGTGGAAAAAAGCACAGGTCAATGAGGTTGATATTCTACCAACCCGTTACAGAATCAATCAAAGATACAACTGTGGACTCCGGTGTTAGATGTACAACAGGAGAGCTGATTCGACCATCAAGATTAGGAAGCCAAGCATCTTTATAAATCCGAACAGATTCACCACTGCCTACTCTCCAGCAAGCTCCTTTGTTAATTAAATCTCTAGACCACAAAATACTTTTCCATGCAAAAGAGCCCGTAGAATTCTTAGCTTCAAAAATTGAGCAACTTGGAAAATACTTTGCCTTGAACACTCTGTAAAAAAGAGACTCCTTATCATGAATCAATCTCTACACCTGTTTAGCCAACATGGCTTTATTGAATTTACATAAGTCTTTGAAACCAAGACCCCCTTCACTCTTTGGTTGACACAAGACCTCCCATTttttccaatgaatttttctcCTATCACccctttgaccccaccaaaacttccgaATGAGCATCTCAATGTCTTGACAAAGCCCAATTGGTAATCGAAAACAACTCATTGCAAACGTAGGGATGGCTTGAACCACCTCCTTCAAAAGAACTTCTTTGCCCGCTTGCGACAATAATTTCTCCTTCCATCCTTGGAGTTTACCCCACACCCTATCCTTAATGAAATTTAAGcttgccttttttttcctcccaaccACCGTCGGTAAGCCCAAATACCTTTCATACTCCTTTATTCCGGCCACCCCaagcaaattttttatttcttcctttGTGGCACTAGAGGCATTGCTACTGAAAAAGAGGGTCGTTTTGTCCGAGTTAATTTTTTGACCGGATACACGTTCATATTTCCCCAATATCTCCTGAATTTTTTCCACATCCCCCACCCTAGCTCAACAAAATAATatactatcatctgcaaaaaaaaaaagatgagaaatcTTTGGACCATTTCTGCAAAGGGAAACCCCCTCAATATGCTTGTTGTCCACTGCATGATCAATTAACCCATTTAAACCTTCGGAACATATTAGAAAAAGATAAGGGGAGAGAGGATCACCCTGCTGAATACCTTGAGTTGGCACTATATGACCTTTAGGTTCGCCATTGACTAAGATCGAATAGGATACGGATTTTATGCACTCTATAATCCATCCTATCCACTTCAAGTCGAAGCCCATTTTTTCCATGATCCTTTGCAGGAACACCCATTCCAACCGGTCGtatgctttactcatatccaattttaaaGCCATATGACCCATTTTTCccgttctttttcttttcatgtgaTGCAACGTCTTAAAGGCCACCAAATGTTATCGGAAATAGCTTTGTCCGATTGAAAGGCACTCTGAGAATCTGAGATAATATGGGGTAGCACTTTCTTCAACCTATTGGCCAAAACTTTCGAAACAAGCTTATACAAAATATTACATAGAGCAATTGGACGGAATTCAGTAACAAATTCGGGGCTTTTCACCTTAGGAATTAGAGCAATAAAAGTGTGATTCAAACCTGGTTCAATTGAATTCGAATTTAGACAAGAAATCACAGCTTTGACTACGTCATCCCCAATGCTCTCCCAATAATGTTGGAAAAAGATTGGCGGCATTCCATCTGGTCTCGGAGCTTTTAGCGGGGCCATTTGCTTCAAGGCTTTCTCCACCTCATCCTTTGAGAAATTTCTGGTTAAACAATTATTCATATCATCAGACACCACCTTTTTTGTATGTTGGACAACTTCCTCAATGTCATGCGGATTAGAGGTAGTAAACAATTGTTTGTAATATTCAATAATCATCTCAGAGACATTTTCATCACCTGAAGCTATTCTTCCCCGAGAGTCTCTAAGTTCCGTAATGCTGTTTCTCCTGAAACACTGAAACGCCCGGTTATGGAAATAGCTAGAATTTTTATCCCCAGAGATCATCCAATGCACATGACTACACTGCTGCCACATTTTTTCTTCCACTCTAAGCTAATCTGCCGCTTCagtttttaattgaagaaaaaactcCACATTCCCTCCTTTCGTTGCATCCTCTTCTGCtaattttagattcttttttttttctctgccaATGCACTTACCACACTACCAAAAGAATTCTTACTCCAAACACGCAACTGAGTTTTGCATGTATCGATGTTCATCATAACTTTGGGCATAGGTGGTTCCGAAGAGATGGTCTTCCAGGCATTCTTCACTGTGTCATGGCAGCCTTGCTCTTCTaaccaaatattttcaaaacgcCAAGGGCATTGAGATTTTAAGCTAATCCCATCGGGAAGGACCAAAATAGGGCTGTGGTCCGATGAAGCACACACTAGAGTTTTCACTTTTGTTGTACACACAGCCCTATCTAATCTCTCCCAAACAATACCACCATCCGGATAagttttgtgccaagtgaatttACAACCCACAAAGCCAAGATCAAACAACCCACATTCATCTAATGCTTCACGGAATTTTAGCATTTGACCATAAGGTCTTAACCAGCCTCCCAACTTTTCCTGCGACTTCAAAAGTTTGTTAAAGTCACCTCCAACCAGCCATGGTACTGAGAAACGATTATTTAGATCTCGCAACAAATCCCATGATTCCATACGAAGCTGGGTTTCAGGAGCACCGTAAAAACCGGTAAAGCGCCAGACATTCACCTTTCCTCTATTGATCAAGATGTCAATATGATTATGAGAGGAGGACATGACTTGCAAGTCAAAGTCCTTCTTCCAAAACAACACCAAGCCACCACCACGAGTTAAACAAGAAACTCCATGGTGATGACCAAAACGAAGCGAATCACGTAAACCAGTTAGCCTGACCTCATCTAGCCATGGTTCAGCTAAAAACACCTTCGTAGGATCTTGTACCCGGACTAAATCGCTAAGCTCTTGAACTGTCTGCCGGTTCCCAAGCCCGCGACAGTTCCAACATAGAAGACTCATAATTCTCGACAGAGTTGCTCTGTAACCTCCACCGATCCCATTTGTGTAGTAAGCAACGTGCTCTGTTTTTCAGcttcttcctctattttttgttttttttccttcactgcATTAGCTTCCCCACGAACCTAGGCTTCCCTTATTTTGCGTTTTGGGCCTTCAATCCCATAGGATGCTTCCTCCATTAACTCAGAACTGAGCCTACTTAATAGTCTAGTCCACTGgcctttttttccttccttttttggGCTCGGCCTAACTCCCGCTTTTTCTTTCCTACCCGGCCCAGCCAAGCCTTTACTTATATCAGCTTTTGCACTCATATTGCTATCCGCTGCACACTCCAACCGCACCGTTTCTCTGCTCTGATAGCCCTCAGCTTTTTGTAGTTGTGAACCTAGTTGACCCTCTAAGCACCCTATTTTCTCACATGGGACATAATC
The Quercus lobata isolate SW786 chromosome 10, ValleyOak3.0 Primary Assembly, whole genome shotgun sequence DNA segment above includes these coding regions:
- the LOC115964800 gene encoding uncharacterized protein LOC115964800, which translates into the protein MSLLCWNCRGLGNRQTVQELSDLVRVQDPTKVFLAEPWLDEVRLTGLRDSLRFGHHHGVSCLTRGGGLVLFWKKDFDLQVMSSSHNHIDILINRGKVNVWRFTGFYGAPETQLRMESWDLLRDLNNRFSVPWLVGGDFNKLLKSQEKLGGWLRPYGQMLKFREALDECGLFDLGFVGCKFTWHKTYPDGGIVWERLDRAVCTTKVKTLVCASSDHSPILVLPDGISLKSQCPWRFENIWLEEQGCHDTVKNAWKTISSEPPMPKVMMNIDTCKTQLRVWSKNSFGSVCFRRNSITELRDSRGRIASGDENVSEMIIEYYKQLFTTSNPHDIEEVVQHTKKVVSDDMNNCLTRNFSKDEVEKALKQMAPLKAPRPDGMPPIFFQHYWESIGDDVVKAVISCLNSNSIEPGLNHTFIALIPKVKSPEFVTEFRPIALCNILYKLVSKVLANRLKKVLPHIISDSQSAFQSDKAISDNIWWPLRRCIT